The following nucleotide sequence is from Coriobacteriia bacterium.
GGCTCGTCGCAGGTCTACTGGTACGTGCCGGCCGCGCTCTTCCCGTCTGCACTCGTCGGTGGCTGGCTGCTCGTCTGGGCCGCGTCTCGTGCGCACTCGAGGCAAGGCCTCATCGGCTGGGGTCTCGCGGTAGCCGTGAGCGCGTGGGTGGCAGCTATCGCGATCGCGGTGGCCACCGGAATGGCTGCGGATGCGGCCGCGGTGACAGAGTCGGTGATGGCACTGGTGGTCGGGTTGATGGTCGCCTACGCGCTCGCCCTCGTGGAGATCGGCATGGCAGGGATCATACTGATGCGCGATGTCCTCAAGCGCGGCATCGGAGGCGAGGGTACCACGGCCCCCTCGGCGTAGTAGGGCGGAAGCTCACGTGGGAATACGCAGTCTGACAAGCAGAGGGAGCAGAGGATGGCATTGTTGGAGTGGAACGAGAGTCTGCGCGTGAACGTGGCGAACGTGGACGAGCAGCACCAGCAGCTCGTCCAGATGATAAATACGCTGCACGACGCCATGGCCGATGGCCGCAGCAAAGAGATCATGGGCGAGTTGATGGGTGGATTGATCCGGTACACGGTGATCCATTTCGGCACCGAGGAAGCCTACTTCGATCAGTTCGGCTATCCCCAGGCTGAGGACCACAAGGAACAGCATCGCCGCTTCGTCGCGCAAGTCGGAGATTTCAAGCAGGGCTTCGATGATGGACGACTCTTCCTGTCGATGGATGTGATGGACTTCTTGAGTGAGTGGCTTGTCGAGCACATCCAGGGCAGCGACAGAGCGTTCGGACCGTTCCTGAATCAGCACGGCGTCGTGTGAAGACCGGCTAGCGGCATATCTGTGATGATGGCGCGCTGCCCGGATTGTGGCGAGGTCTACGACGACACGGTGGATGACATGTGTCCTCGATGTGACTCCGGTAATGTCTGGTGGGACCACTTCGGTCTGTTCTGCATGTTCATCGCCGTCTTGACTCTGGTCGTCTTCGGTATGTGGCAGATCTGGACGCAATACGGCTAGTCTAGCCTCTACGCGCCCAGGTCTCGCTCGGAGTGGAAGCGGTACGTCCCGGCGATTGCGAGGACGACGATGGCCACCGACAGCGCGACGTAGAGCGGGTCGAGCCGTCCGTCCGCCATCAGCGTGGCGGCGTCGAAGTACTTGAACGGCGAGAGGTACTTCAGGAAGTCCAGCTTCTCGTTGAGGTTCACGAGATACGCCAGCATGAAGGTCAGGAACATGATCGAAGTCGCCCTCGAGGGCGCGGACTTCGGTCTCCTGGCGACTCCGGCCATCATCGCGCCGATCGAGAAGAAGATCAGCTGCAGGAAGAACAGGCCGGCCATCAGGACGAGGATGTCCCTGCTGGACGACTGCCCGTCCTTGCTGAAGTAGCCGACGAAGTAGAACGACGAGGCCAGAGTCGCGAGGTTGAAGACGACGACGTTGAACAGCCCGGCCAGGAGCTTCGCGGTCAGGACCGTCCCGCGGGGGACGGGCTTGGAGTAGAGGAACTCGGAGGTCTTGTCCCGCTCCTCTTCCGAGATGACGTTCGAACCCAGTAGGGCCGCGTGCACGGCGCCCATCAGCGCGATGTACATGAACAGCACGCCGTAGAAGCCGCTCGCCGTCGTGAGATCGAACCCGGACATCCCGAAGACCGTCTGGATCGCCTTGGGGAGCGCCGAGAGCATGTCCGTAGCGGATTGCCCTGCTCCCGAGTAGGCGGCGTACTTGCCCATACCCGAGGCGACCAGGGCCGCCATGCCGAGGCACCACCAGATCAAGCCGGTGCGGTGGGCCTTCAGTTCTCGCAGAAACATGTTCATGTCTGCCACCTATACCGCGGCGCGGACGTTCTTCTTGACGTAGATCGCATAGCACAGGGCGATCGCCGCTATGACGAACACCACCTCGATGACTAGGTATCTGCCTTCGAGGCCGACGTGATCGATGATGTAGTCGGCCTCGTAGAACTTGAACGGGGAGACGTAGCGGACCTTGTCGTTCTTCAACACGTCGCCGAGCATACCGACGATGTAGAAGGTGAAGACGGTCGGCAGGGACACCGAGACCACCGACTTGATCTTCGGGATGGCCACCGAGAACAGCGCCCCCAGCGCCAGGAACATCACCTGGACGAGAAGAAGCGTGGACGTCATCAGGAAGAAGGTCTTCGCGGCGAACGGTTCCTTGGCCACGGTCAGCGCAGTGAGATACGAGACCGCCGCGAAGACCGCGTCGGTGATGACGATCACCGTGAGCGCCGCGGCCAGCTTGGCGGAGACCACTCGAGTGCGGGTCACCGGCTTGGACAGCAGGAAGTCGGCGGTCTTGCCTGATATCTCCTTCGAGATGACGCCCGTACCGACGTTCATGGCCTGGATCGCTCCCGCTAGGATGGCGAAGCTCAGAAGATACCCGTAGAAGCCGTAGATAGTGAAGAAGTTCCCCAGTGAGATGTTGAACGCGGTCCTCAGGGCTGGAGGCAACTGGCTGAGGAGATTCTTGGTGGCCGCTACGTCCTTGGTGAAGGCGGGATACAGGGCCATGAAGACGACGATGAGGGCGCACATAGACGACGCCCAGATGATCGTGGACTTCCGGTAAGACCTCAGTTCGTGGAGGAAGACGTTCACCGTACTTCCTCTTTCTGGTAGTAGTGCATGAAGATCTCTTCCAGGTCCGGTTCCTCGACCAGAAGGTCGACAAGGTCCTGCTCGGCGAGGACCCTCGTGATGTCGTTGATGCGGCCGCGATAGAGGAAGCTCACGGAGTTCCCGACCGTCGTCAGATCGCCGACGCCTTCGATGGCGAATCGCGACATGTCGGGTGCACCGGACGTTTCGAGCGTGAAGCGTTTGGTCTGGTTCTCCAGGAGCGTCCGGATCTCCTCGACCCTGATGATCGAGCCGTCCTTGATGATCGCCACCCGGTCGCAGAGTCTCTGCACCTCGCTCAGGATGTGCGAGGAGAAGAGCACCGCGGCGCCCCGCTTGTTCTCCTCCTTCAGCAGGTTGAAGAACTCCTGTTGGATGAGAGGGTCCAGTCCGCCGGTCGGCTCGTCGAGGATGATGAGCCTCGGCTCGTGCGCGAGCCCCTGGATGATGCCGACCTTCTTCTTGTTGCCGTAGGACAGGTCGTCGATCTTCTTCTTCAGGTCGAGGTCGAACATCTCGGCGAGGTCCTTTATCCGCTTCAGGATGGCCTTGCCGTCCTTGCGGTAGAAGCTCGCCGAGTACCTCAGGAGATCGATCACCCGCATGTCGTCGTAGTAGAAGACCTCGGAGGGCAGGTAGCCGACCTCCTGCCGGATCTCCGGGCCGTACTTGGTGACGTCTTTCCCGAAGATGGTCGCCGAGCCGCTCGTGGGGTGGATGAGGCCGAGAAGGGTCCTGATCGTCGTGGACTTCCCGGCGCCGTTCGGGCCGATGAAGCCGAGGATCTCGCCCTCCATCACGGTCATGTCGACGTCGACGATGCCTCTCGTCTTGCCGTAGTACTTCGTCAGCTTCGCGGTCTCGATCACATTCATCTCTGCTCCACTCACCGACCGGTCCCGGTCCCACGCGTCGTGTCGTCAGTGTATTCCCGAATTCTGGCAGTTGTGGAGTCCGAACAGCAGACGGCCGTTGCCTGACGGTGGGAACTGCAAGGCGTATCGTGTCGTGTAGAAGACGCCGCATGATCACCGTCGGGAGACATAGATGGAGCTGACGATCCGCGGCGTGGCCTTCGGGCCCGGAGACCGTTCCGACCAGGTGCCGCTGACGGTCACGCTGCTGCATGAACTCCCCGGTCCCGACCGGACCGACTACTGGCTGGGAGAGCTCAAGCAGCCCTTTCACTGGGACAGCGACTCGGACGGCTCGTTCGAGATATCGCACCTCGTGATCGCCGCGCAGTGGGAGAACACCAGCATCTACCCCGGCGTATACAGACTTCCGGTCGGTATCGCCTATGTGATAGATCCGTCGGTCCTGGACGACGATCGCCTCGATCTCGCCAAGATCCGCTACGTAGCGACCGGCGTCGCCGACGACACTACCGCTGGGCGACCCGCGCCGCCGCCGCCGAAGTCGGGGGTGGCCGGCGTCATCGCCAGGGCGTTCGGCAAGCGAGCTGGAGGCGAGTAGCCGACTAGACGGCGCATAGAGGTCGCTTGAGGCTGTTCGCGGTTGTG
It contains:
- a CDS encoding bacteriohemerythrin, whose product is MALLEWNESLRVNVANVDEQHQQLVQMINTLHDAMADGRSKEIMGELMGGLIRYTVIHFGTEEAYFDQFGYPQAEDHKEQHRRFVAQVGDFKQGFDDGRLFLSMDVMDFLSEWLVEHIQGSDRAFGPFLNQHGVV
- a CDS encoding ABC transporter permease subunit; the protein is MNMFLRELKAHRTGLIWWCLGMAALVASGMGKYAAYSGAGQSATDMLSALPKAIQTVFGMSGFDLTTASGFYGVLFMYIALMGAVHAALLGSNVISEEERDKTSEFLYSKPVPRGTVLTAKLLAGLFNVVVFNLATLASSFYFVGYFSKDGQSSSRDILVLMAGLFFLQLIFFSIGAMMAGVARRPKSAPSRATSIMFLTFMLAYLVNLNEKLDFLKYLSPFKYFDAATLMADGRLDPLYVALSVAIVVLAIAGTYRFHSERDLGA
- a CDS encoding ABC transporter permease subunit, whose product is MNVFLHELRSYRKSTIIWASSMCALIVVFMALYPAFTKDVAATKNLLSQLPPALRTAFNISLGNFFTIYGFYGYLLSFAILAGAIQAMNVGTGVISKEISGKTADFLLSKPVTRTRVVSAKLAAALTVIVITDAVFAAVSYLTALTVAKEPFAAKTFFLMTSTLLLVQVMFLALGALFSVAIPKIKSVVSVSLPTVFTFYIVGMLGDVLKNDKVRYVSPFKFYEADYIIDHVGLEGRYLVIEVVFVIAAIALCYAIYVKKNVRAAV
- a CDS encoding ABC transporter ATP-binding protein, yielding MNVIETAKLTKYYGKTRGIVDVDMTVMEGEILGFIGPNGAGKSTTIRTLLGLIHPTSGSATIFGKDVTKYGPEIRQEVGYLPSEVFYYDDMRVIDLLRYSASFYRKDGKAILKRIKDLAEMFDLDLKKKIDDLSYGNKKKVGIIQGLAHEPRLIILDEPTGGLDPLIQQEFFNLLKEENKRGAAVLFSSHILSEVQRLCDRVAIIKDGSIIRVEEIRTLLENQTKRFTLETSGAPDMSRFAIEGVGDLTTVGNSVSFLYRGRINDITRVLAEQDLVDLLVEEPDLEEIFMHYYQKEEVR